In Rhizophagus irregularis chromosome 26, complete sequence, one genomic interval encodes:
- a CDS encoding uncharacterized protein (SECRETED:cutsite_SEA-VC; SECRETED:prob_0.8824); SECRETED:SignalP(1-23), with protein MKPTSLLFVALVAISALAPTSEAVCANMAVYTDCKNRGTAQLNGCAFDDWNCKCNANNALQNCYLQCPDDLDIQNEGKAYQPAVQQSCQLAASQSSAKAAATPVAATPLATQPAPAQTPPPTVSSSSPSTPSETPKTNNAKSSADSNKINVMIAAVPPVAALIIGQFV; from the exons atgaaacctacaagtttattatttgttgCTTTGGTCGCCATCTCTGCTTTGGCCCCTACAAGCGAAGCGGTATGCGCTAATATGGCAGTATACACCGATTGTAAAAATAGAGGCACTGCTCAATTAAACGGTTGTGCATTCGACGATTGGAATTGTAAATGCAATGCCAATAATG CTCTTCAAAATTGCTACCTTCAATGTCCTGATGATCTTGATATACAAAATGAAGGAAAAGCATATCAG cCAGCAGTACAACAATCTTGTCAATTAGCTGCAAGTCAATCATCGGCTAAAGCAGCAGCGACTCCTGTAGCTGCAACTCCTTTAGCGACACAACCCGCACCAGCACAAACTCCTCCGCCAACAGTTTCATCATCGAGTCCATCAACTCCATCTGAAACACCCAAAACTAACAACGCCAAATCTTCTGCTGAtagcaataaaataaatgttatgaTTGCTGCTGTTCCACCCGTTGCTGCTCTTATAATTGGACAATTcgtttag